A genomic segment from Cuculus canorus isolate bCucCan1 chromosome 20, bCucCan1.pri, whole genome shotgun sequence encodes:
- the LOC104060329 gene encoding caspase-1 isoform X2: MAEELLLKVRKSFVERVSRAVILELLDDLLQHRVLNLEEVDEVRAEHKVRADKARCLIDSVRRKGSKASRIFITSLRNHDSTLAEELGLPDDMGPPGAQLASPYPKVPPEPRASSQGQQWIQQCCPGEYQRFRETQADQIYPIHLPQETRTRRALLICNIEFEHLSRRSGAEVDVEGMTKLLEGLGYMVDIHLNLTSQEMATVMKDFANCKEHLTSDSTFLVFMSHGVRAGLCGTKSRDETTDILSLDTIYKEFNNKHCQALLGKPKVVIIQACRGGRVGSVMVSDSADPAMPAPSSAPTIPAGLEDDAVCEVHLESDFATLHSSTPDTVSWRSSVTGSIFIQRLIEQFRNHAWNNDVQELFQKVQRSFQKFPRQLPAQERVTMLRKFYLFPGC, from the exons ATGGCGG aggagctgctcctgaaGGTGCGGAAGTCCTTCGTGGAGCGCGTGAGCAGGGCGGTGATCTTGGAGCTGCTGGACGACCTGCTGCAGCACCGGGTGCTGAACCTCGAGGAGGTGGACGAGGTGCGCGCTGAACACAAGGTGCGCGCCGACAAGGCCCGCTGCCTCATCGACAGCGTACGCCGCAAGGGCTCCAAGGCCAGCAGGATCTTCATCACCAGCCTCAGGAATCATGACAGCACcttggcagaggagctgggtcTGCCTGATGACATGG GGCCCCCGGGTGCGCAGCTGGCCTCCCCTTACCCGAAGGTCCCCCCTGAGCCCCGCGCCAGCTCCCAGGGCCAGCAGTGGATCCAGCAGTGCTGCCCGGGCGAGTACCAGCGCTTCAGGGAGACACAGGCAGATCAG ATCTATCCCATCCATCTACCCCAGGAGACACGAACACGCAGGGCCCTGCTTATCTGCAACATTGAGTTTGAGCACCTAAGCCGGCGCAGTGGGGCTGAAGTGGATGTGGAGGGCATGACGAAGCTGCTGGAAGGGCTGGGCTACATGGTGGACATCCATCTCAACTTAACTTCTCAG GAGATGGCTACGGTCATGAAGGATTTTGCCAATTGCAAAGAGCACCTCACCTCTGACAGCACCTTCCTGGTCTTCATGTCCCACGGGGTCAGGGCTGGGCTATGCGGGACGAAGAGCAGAGACGAGACCACAGACATCCTTTCCCTCGACACCATCTACAAAGAATTTAATAACAAGCACTGCCAGGCGCTGCTGGGCAAACCCAAAGTCGTCATTATTCAGGCCTGCCGTGGAG GCCGCGTAGGATCCGTGATGGTGAGTGACTCCGCAGACCCTGCCATGCCCGCTCCCAGCTCCGCTCCCACAatccctgcagggctggaagATGATGCAGTCTGTGAAGTCCACCTGGAGAGTGATTTCGCCACTTTACATTCCTCCACACCTG ATACTGTCTCCTGGAGAAGCTCAGTAACCGGCTCCATTTTCATCCAGCGCCTGATAGAGCAGTTTCGAAACCATGCCTGGAACAACGACGTACAGGAGCTCTTCCAAAAG GTCCAACGTTCCTTTCAAAAATTCCCTCGGCAGTTGCCAGCACAAGAACGGGTTACAATGCTTCGCAAGTTCTATCTCTTTCCAGGATGCTGA
- the LOC104060329 gene encoding caspase-1 isoform X1: MAEELLLKVRKSFVERVSRAVILELLDDLLQHRVLNLEEVDEVRAEHKVRADKARCLIDSVRRKGSKASRIFITSLRNHDSTLAEELGLPDDMGPPGAQLASPYPKVPPEPRASSQGQQWIQQCCPGEYQRFRETQADQIYPIHLPQETRTRRALLICNIEFEHLSRRSGAEVDVEGMTKLLEGLGYMVDIHLNLTSQEMATVMKDFANCKEHLTSDSTFLVFMSHGVRAGLCGTKSRDETTDILSLDTIYKEFNNKHCQALLGKPKVVIIQACRGGRVGSVMVSDSADPAMPAPSSAPTIPAGLEDDAVCEVHLESDFATLHSSTPDTVSWRSSVTGSIFIQRLIEQFRNHAWNNDVQELFQKVRLCSSLQVLRAQCQAGEAPQEQALSKRGLPV, encoded by the exons ATGGCGG aggagctgctcctgaaGGTGCGGAAGTCCTTCGTGGAGCGCGTGAGCAGGGCGGTGATCTTGGAGCTGCTGGACGACCTGCTGCAGCACCGGGTGCTGAACCTCGAGGAGGTGGACGAGGTGCGCGCTGAACACAAGGTGCGCGCCGACAAGGCCCGCTGCCTCATCGACAGCGTACGCCGCAAGGGCTCCAAGGCCAGCAGGATCTTCATCACCAGCCTCAGGAATCATGACAGCACcttggcagaggagctgggtcTGCCTGATGACATGG GGCCCCCGGGTGCGCAGCTGGCCTCCCCTTACCCGAAGGTCCCCCCTGAGCCCCGCGCCAGCTCCCAGGGCCAGCAGTGGATCCAGCAGTGCTGCCCGGGCGAGTACCAGCGCTTCAGGGAGACACAGGCAGATCAG ATCTATCCCATCCATCTACCCCAGGAGACACGAACACGCAGGGCCCTGCTTATCTGCAACATTGAGTTTGAGCACCTAAGCCGGCGCAGTGGGGCTGAAGTGGATGTGGAGGGCATGACGAAGCTGCTGGAAGGGCTGGGCTACATGGTGGACATCCATCTCAACTTAACTTCTCAG GAGATGGCTACGGTCATGAAGGATTTTGCCAATTGCAAAGAGCACCTCACCTCTGACAGCACCTTCCTGGTCTTCATGTCCCACGGGGTCAGGGCTGGGCTATGCGGGACGAAGAGCAGAGACGAGACCACAGACATCCTTTCCCTCGACACCATCTACAAAGAATTTAATAACAAGCACTGCCAGGCGCTGCTGGGCAAACCCAAAGTCGTCATTATTCAGGCCTGCCGTGGAG GCCGCGTAGGATCCGTGATGGTGAGTGACTCCGCAGACCCTGCCATGCCCGCTCCCAGCTCCGCTCCCACAatccctgcagggctggaagATGATGCAGTCTGTGAAGTCCACCTGGAGAGTGATTTCGCCACTTTACATTCCTCCACACCTG ATACTGTCTCCTGGAGAAGCTCAGTAACCGGCTCCATTTTCATCCAGCGCCTGATAGAGCAGTTTCGAAACCATGCCTGGAACAACGACGTACAGGAGCTCTTCCAAAAGGTGCGGCTTTGTAGTTCACTGCAGGTGTTGAGAGCACAATGTCAGGCAGGAGAGGCCCCTCAGGAGCAGGCTCTGTCAAAAAGGGGTCTGCCCGTGTAA
- the ABHD11 gene encoding protein ABHD11 isoform X2, which produces MTGSHQVPGDTKHPPLRQRWWPRGWLGQPLPGGLGVPARLWGVLCPGLGRPCPGLGGFSARIWGVTARAGSGLAAPRPVSTQRGSRRAPGKVCSGGRAPGTAAPRDSEPPPPRSSGRGQSGAARRDQSGCTGVGALLPSARLTDRTGCRRGGARSRAVSLSYAEVGSGGARPPLVLLHGLFGSRVNFQSVANALVRRGCGRAGADAGCPEPRLQPPQPHDELRGDEPGCAAPPAPPAHPPVHRPGPQHGWQDCHGPGAAADLVERLISVDISPVSTACVSEFSAYIAAMKAVKIPDGVSRSAARQLADKQLQPVIQVPQIRQFLLTSLVDVQGRYVWRVNLEAISNHLADIMNFPMFHKPYPGPALFLRGSNSPYMSSKDYPEIRRLFPKANVQFIEGAGHIVHQDKFEEFITAVLNFLPPP; this is translated from the exons ATGACGGGATCCCACCAGGTCCCGGGGGACACAAAACACCCTCCGCTACGGCAGCGCTGGTGGCCCCGGGGCTGgcttgggcagcccctgcccgggGGTTTAGGGGTCCCTGCCCGGCTTTGGGGGGTTCTCTGCCCGGGTTTGGGGCGTCCCTGCCcgggtttgggggggttctcTGCCCGGATTTGGGGGGTCACTGCCCGCGCTGGGTCCGGTCTCGCAGCCCCACGCCCGGTCTCGACCCAGCGCGGGTCCCGGCGCGCCCCGGGCAAAGTCTGCAGCGGGGGGCGCGCCCCGGGCACGGCCGCTCCCCGGGACTCGGAGCCGCCTCCGCCACGCTCGAGCGGGCGCGGACAAAGCGGAGCGGCGCGGCGAGACCAGAGCGGCTGCACGGGGGTGGGGGCGCTTCTCCCTTCGGCCCGGCTCACCGATCGCACCGGGTGCCGCCGGGGCGGGGCCAGAAGCCG GGCCGTGTCGCTGTCATACGCCGAGGTTGGCTCCGGCGGGGCCCGCCCGCCTCTCGTGCTGCTCCACGGGCTCTTCGGCTCCCGCGTCAACTTCCAGAGCGTGGCCAACGCGCTGGTGCGGCGCGGCTGCGGCAGG GCAGGTGCTGATGCTGGATGCCCGGAACCACGGTTgcagcccccacagccccatgATGAGCTACGAGGCGATGAGCCTGGATGTGCAGCACCTCCTGCACCACCTGCGCATCCCCCAGTGCATCGTCCTGGGCCACAGCATGGGTGGCAAGACTGCCATGGCCCTGGCGCTGCAGCGG ACCTGGTGGAGCGCCTCATCTCTGTAGACATCAGTCCCGTCTCAACTGCCTGCGTCTCAGAATTCTCTGCCTACATCGCTGCCATGAAGGCGGTGAAGATCCCGGATGGTGTGTCCCGCTCTGCAGCCCGCCAGCTGGCTGACAAACAGCTGCAGCCCGTGATACAG GTCCCGCAGATCAGGCAGTTCCTCCTCACCAGCCTGGTGGACGTGCAGGGCCGCTACGTCTGGCGGGTGAACCTGGAGGCCATTTCCAACCACTTGGCAGATATCATGAACTTCCCCATGTTCCACAAGCCATACCCTGGCCCTGCACTCTTCCTGAGAGGATCCAACTCGCCCTATATGAG CTCCAAAGACTATCCAGAAATCCGGCGCCTCTTCCCCAAGGCCAATGTCCAGTTCATCGAAGGTGCGGGCCACATAGTCCATCAGGATAAGTTTGAAGAATTCATCACTGCTGTCCTTAACTTCCTGCCACCACCGTAG
- the ABHD11 gene encoding protein ABHD11 isoform X3, protein MMFCRVRLPPRAAAAARSVVTAVSLSYAEVGSGGARPPLVLLHGLFGSRVNFQSVANALVRRGCGRVLMLDARNHGCSPHSPMMSYEAMSLDVQHLLHHLRIPQCIVLGHSMGGKTAMALALQRPDLVERLISVDISPVSTACVSEFSAYIAAMKAVKIPDGVSRSAARQLADKQLQPVIQVPQIRQFLLTSLVDVQGRYVWRVNLEAISNHLADIMNFPMFHKPYPGPALFLRGSNSPYMSSKDYPEIRRLFPKANVQFIEGAGHIVHQDKFEEFITAVLNFLPPP, encoded by the exons atgaTGTTCTGCCGGGTGCGCCTGCCCCCGcgggccgccgccgccgcccgctcTGTCGTGAC GGCCGTGTCGCTGTCATACGCCGAGGTTGGCTCCGGCGGGGCCCGCCCGCCTCTCGTGCTGCTCCACGGGCTCTTCGGCTCCCGCGTCAACTTCCAGAGCGTGGCCAACGCGCTGGTGCGGCGCGGCTGCGGCAGG GTGCTGATGCTGGATGCCCGGAACCACGGTTgcagcccccacagccccatgATGAGCTACGAGGCGATGAGCCTGGATGTGCAGCACCTCCTGCACCACCTGCGCATCCCCCAGTGCATCGTCCTGGGCCACAGCATGGGTGGCAAGACTGCCATGGCCCTGGCGCTGCAGCGG CCAGACCTGGTGGAGCGCCTCATCTCTGTAGACATCAGTCCCGTCTCAACTGCCTGCGTCTCAGAATTCTCTGCCTACATCGCTGCCATGAAGGCGGTGAAGATCCCGGATGGTGTGTCCCGCTCTGCAGCCCGCCAGCTGGCTGACAAACAGCTGCAGCCCGTGATACAG GTCCCGCAGATCAGGCAGTTCCTCCTCACCAGCCTGGTGGACGTGCAGGGCCGCTACGTCTGGCGGGTGAACCTGGAGGCCATTTCCAACCACTTGGCAGATATCATGAACTTCCCCATGTTCCACAAGCCATACCCTGGCCCTGCACTCTTCCTGAGAGGATCCAACTCGCCCTATATGAG CTCCAAAGACTATCCAGAAATCCGGCGCCTCTTCCCCAAGGCCAATGTCCAGTTCATCGAAGGTGCGGGCCACATAGTCCATCAGGATAAGTTTGAAGAATTCATCACTGCTGTCCTTAACTTCCTGCCACCACCGTAG
- the ABHD11 gene encoding protein ABHD11 isoform X1 codes for MTGSHQVPGDTKHPPLRQRWWPRGWLGQPLPGGLGVPARLWGVLCPGLGRPCPGLGGFSARIWGVTARAGSGLAAPRPVSTQRGSRRAPGKVCSGGRAPGTAAPRDSEPPPPRSSGRGQSGAARRDQSGCTGVGALLPSARLTDRTGCRRGGARSRAVSLSYAEVGSGGARPPLVLLHGLFGSRVNFQSVANALVRRGCGRVLMLDARNHGCSPHSPMMSYEAMSLDVQHLLHHLRIPQCIVLGHSMGGKTAMALALQRPDLVERLISVDISPVSTACVSEFSAYIAAMKAVKIPDGVSRSAARQLADKQLQPVIQVPQIRQFLLTSLVDVQGRYVWRVNLEAISNHLADIMNFPMFHKPYPGPALFLRGSNSPYMSSKDYPEIRRLFPKANVQFIEGAGHIVHQDKFEEFITAVLNFLPPP; via the exons ATGACGGGATCCCACCAGGTCCCGGGGGACACAAAACACCCTCCGCTACGGCAGCGCTGGTGGCCCCGGGGCTGgcttgggcagcccctgcccgggGGTTTAGGGGTCCCTGCCCGGCTTTGGGGGGTTCTCTGCCCGGGTTTGGGGCGTCCCTGCCcgggtttgggggggttctcTGCCCGGATTTGGGGGGTCACTGCCCGCGCTGGGTCCGGTCTCGCAGCCCCACGCCCGGTCTCGACCCAGCGCGGGTCCCGGCGCGCCCCGGGCAAAGTCTGCAGCGGGGGGCGCGCCCCGGGCACGGCCGCTCCCCGGGACTCGGAGCCGCCTCCGCCACGCTCGAGCGGGCGCGGACAAAGCGGAGCGGCGCGGCGAGACCAGAGCGGCTGCACGGGGGTGGGGGCGCTTCTCCCTTCGGCCCGGCTCACCGATCGCACCGGGTGCCGCCGGGGCGGGGCCAGAAGCCG GGCCGTGTCGCTGTCATACGCCGAGGTTGGCTCCGGCGGGGCCCGCCCGCCTCTCGTGCTGCTCCACGGGCTCTTCGGCTCCCGCGTCAACTTCCAGAGCGTGGCCAACGCGCTGGTGCGGCGCGGCTGCGGCAGG GTGCTGATGCTGGATGCCCGGAACCACGGTTgcagcccccacagccccatgATGAGCTACGAGGCGATGAGCCTGGATGTGCAGCACCTCCTGCACCACCTGCGCATCCCCCAGTGCATCGTCCTGGGCCACAGCATGGGTGGCAAGACTGCCATGGCCCTGGCGCTGCAGCGG CCAGACCTGGTGGAGCGCCTCATCTCTGTAGACATCAGTCCCGTCTCAACTGCCTGCGTCTCAGAATTCTCTGCCTACATCGCTGCCATGAAGGCGGTGAAGATCCCGGATGGTGTGTCCCGCTCTGCAGCCCGCCAGCTGGCTGACAAACAGCTGCAGCCCGTGATACAG GTCCCGCAGATCAGGCAGTTCCTCCTCACCAGCCTGGTGGACGTGCAGGGCCGCTACGTCTGGCGGGTGAACCTGGAGGCCATTTCCAACCACTTGGCAGATATCATGAACTTCCCCATGTTCCACAAGCCATACCCTGGCCCTGCACTCTTCCTGAGAGGATCCAACTCGCCCTATATGAG CTCCAAAGACTATCCAGAAATCCGGCGCCTCTTCCCCAAGGCCAATGTCCAGTTCATCGAAGGTGCGGGCCACATAGTCCATCAGGATAAGTTTGAAGAATTCATCACTGCTGTCCTTAACTTCCTGCCACCACCGTAG
- the ABHD11 gene encoding protein ABHD11 isoform X4 — MTGSHQVPGDTKHPPLRQRWWPRGWLGQPLPGGLGVPARLWGVLCPGLGRPCPGLGGFSARIWGVTARAGSGLAAPRPVSTQRGSRRAPGKVCSGGRAPGTAAPRDSEPPPPRSSGRGQSGAARRDQSGCTGVGALLPSARLTDRTGCRRGGARSRAVSLSYAEVGSGGARPPLVLLHGLFGSRVNFQSVANALVRRGCGRVLMLDARNHGCSPHSPMMSYEAMSLDVQHLLHHLRIPQCIVLGHSMGGKTAMALALQRTWWSASSL, encoded by the exons ATGACGGGATCCCACCAGGTCCCGGGGGACACAAAACACCCTCCGCTACGGCAGCGCTGGTGGCCCCGGGGCTGgcttgggcagcccctgcccgggGGTTTAGGGGTCCCTGCCCGGCTTTGGGGGGTTCTCTGCCCGGGTTTGGGGCGTCCCTGCCcgggtttgggggggttctcTGCCCGGATTTGGGGGGTCACTGCCCGCGCTGGGTCCGGTCTCGCAGCCCCACGCCCGGTCTCGACCCAGCGCGGGTCCCGGCGCGCCCCGGGCAAAGTCTGCAGCGGGGGGCGCGCCCCGGGCACGGCCGCTCCCCGGGACTCGGAGCCGCCTCCGCCACGCTCGAGCGGGCGCGGACAAAGCGGAGCGGCGCGGCGAGACCAGAGCGGCTGCACGGGGGTGGGGGCGCTTCTCCCTTCGGCCCGGCTCACCGATCGCACCGGGTGCCGCCGGGGCGGGGCCAGAAGCCG GGCCGTGTCGCTGTCATACGCCGAGGTTGGCTCCGGCGGGGCCCGCCCGCCTCTCGTGCTGCTCCACGGGCTCTTCGGCTCCCGCGTCAACTTCCAGAGCGTGGCCAACGCGCTGGTGCGGCGCGGCTGCGGCAGG GTGCTGATGCTGGATGCCCGGAACCACGGTTgcagcccccacagccccatgATGAGCTACGAGGCGATGAGCCTGGATGTGCAGCACCTCCTGCACCACCTGCGCATCCCCCAGTGCATCGTCCTGGGCCACAGCATGGGTGGCAAGACTGCCATGGCCCTGGCGCTGCAGCGG ACCTGGTGGAGCGCCTCATCTCTGTAG
- the CLDN3 gene encoding claudin-3, translated as MSMGLEIGGVSLSVLGWLCSIICCALPMWRVTAFIGNNIVTAQIIWEGLWMNCVVQSTGQMQCKVYDSMLALPQDLQAARALLVVAIVLAVLGILVAIVGAQCTRCVEDESTKAKITIVSGVIFILSGIMTLIPVSWSANTIIRDFYNPLVLDAQKRELGTSLYVGWAASALLMLGGALLCCSCPPKDDRYPTGKVAYSAPRSAVTSYDKRNYV; from the coding sequence ATGTCGATGGGCCTGGAGATCGGCGGGGTCTCTTTGTCAGTGCTCGGTTGGTTATGCAGCATCATCTGTTGCGCGTTGCCCATGTGGAGGGTGACGGCCTTCATCGGCAACAACATTGTGACGGCTCAGATCATctgggaagggctgtggatgaACTGTGTGGTGCAGAGCACGGGGCAGATGCAGTGCAAGGTCTACGACTCCATGCTGGCCCTGCCGCAGGACCTGCAAGCTGCCCGCGCCCTCCTGGTCGTCGCCATTGTCTTGGCCGTCCTCGGCATACTGGTGGCCATCGTGGGCGCCCAGTGCACCCGTTGCGTGGAGGATGAGAGCACCAAAGCCAAGATCACCATTGTCTCCGGCGTCATCTTCATTCTGTCTGGCATCATGACGCTCATCCCCGTCTCCTGGTCGGCCAACACCATCATCCGGGATTTCTACAACCCGCTGGTGCTCGACGCgcagaagagggagctgggcaCCTCGCTCTACGTGGGCTGGGCAGCCTCCGCCCTCCTGATGCTGGGGGgggccctgctctgctgctcctgcccccCCAAAGACGACAGGTACCCCACCGGCAAGGTGGCCTACTCGGCCCCGCGCTCCGCCGTCACCAGTTATGACAAGAGGAACTATGTCTGA